From a region of the Sesamum indicum cultivar Zhongzhi No. 13 linkage group LG3, S_indicum_v1.0, whole genome shotgun sequence genome:
- the LOC105157741 gene encoding protein FLX-like 3, translating into MAGRNRVPREAFDHRRGYPLEGPVPRGPLAHPMPPHPAILEEELEIRHVELRRLLGDNRRLVEDRIALERELTAAKEELRRMNLAIADMRAEQELQTRELIERGLKLEADLRAIEPLKNEAAQLHAEIQRLNAIRQDLSGQFQTLSQDLAKLRAENQQIPVLRTEIDGLHQELLRARNAIDYEKNASIELMEQRQVMEKNLVSMAREVEKLRSELANSGARAWNAGGPYGMSFSNPDVGFPAPYGDGYGIRQGAVDKGPSYGSSSAPWGGHEKPRMSRR; encoded by the exons ATGGCCGGAAGAAATCGGGTTCCTCGTGAAGCATTTGATCACCGGCGCGGCTATCCATTGGAGGGTCCTGTTCCTCGAGGTCCTCTGGCCCATCCAATGCCTCCGCATCCTGCTATATTAGAGGAAGAACTTGAAATCCGACATGTTGAGCTTCGCAGGCTTCTGGGTGACAACCGGAGACTGGTTGAGGATCGAATTGCTTTGGAGCGAGAGCTAACCGCTGCAAAGGAAGAGTTGCGTAGGATGAATCTTGCCATTGCTGATATGCGTGCtgagcaagagctccaaactAGGGAGCTTATTGAAAGGGGCCTGAAGCTGGAGGCTGACCTTCGTGCGATTGAGCCTCTTAAAAATGAGGCCGCACAACTTCATGCTGAGATTCAGAGACTGAATGCCATTAGGCAGGATCTATCTGGGCAGTTTCAGACCCTCTCCCAAGACCTTGCGAAGTTGCGGGCTGAGAACCAGCAAATTCCTGTTTTAAGGACCGAGATTGATGGGCTGCATCAGGAATTGTTGCGGGCTAG AAATGCCATTGACTATGAAAAGAATGCAAGCATTGAGCTGATGGAACAGAGACAGGTAATGGAGAAGAACCTGGTAAGCATGGCTCGTGAAGTTGAAAAGCTTCGTTCTGAGCTTGCAAATTCTGGTGCTAGAGCATGGAATGCAG GTGGTCCCTATGGGATGTCGTTCAGCAATCCTGATGTTGGTTTTCCTGCTCCTTATGGTGATGGATATGGCATTCGTCAG GGTGCTGTAGACAAGGGGCCTTCATATGGTTCAAGTTCTGCTCCTTGGGGAGGCCATGAAAAACCGCGGATGAGTCGTCGTTGA
- the LOC105157842 gene encoding putative disease resistance protein RGA1, which produces MADVVVTIALERLADVIQRQIQEKVNLVRGVRKEVDYLSSKLNTIRNVLEDAERRRYKDKTIQSWLNKLEDVSYDIDDVLDEWNFAALKLRIEGSEDSTSPRMKVCPFMPSSCLCLNKVATRRDIAKKIKGLKERLNVILNEKDEFSFIVNQPVNAQEPTRDRSTSLVDLSDIHGRGNDRDVLVSKLMLEVAGKQSGPDVISIVGAGGIGKTTLAQLIYNDDRLVSCFELRIWVCISDVFDGIRIAKAILESVTGRSAELNELSALLNCLKNSISGKKFLLVLDDIWTEDYSKWEPFKNSLNCGNPGSKILVTTRSERVARVMRTTETYHLGQLSDEDCWLLMKRLALFGRNEENYEELQRIGQKIAEKCKGLPLVAKVLGSLLRLKDTAEEWENILDNEIWQLEEAEVDLFPHLFLSYNELSPTMKQCFSYCAIFPKDWRIDVKKLIRMWMALGYLGSPGSTTDLELKGKEYFNNLRMRSFFQDFEEYGDIVYCKMHDVVHDFAQFLRKNKGHNRTDNKLDARTNSSLVTQVKVYRSLFCQKEVPCELFDFATHVRVLSLCGCKLHDIPRGIDDLIHLRYLDLSDSHGLTAQVFRSICQLYNLQILDLHLCGLKEIPREIGNLINLRYLDLSDNQLKTELPQTISQLHNLQTLCLTNCNLKEIPTGIGDLIGLRNLNLRNNKLKEIPREIGNLIELRNLDMSNNELKEIPREIGNLIRLRNLNLRSNKDIKELPETMCNLCDLQNLNLVECERFSRLPEGIEGLVSLRHLHYSDSSILYRIPQGLEKLTGLQTLRVLYAGRDWSKLGYLKELDQLSGYLRLIISLDDREDVDDARKSKLMNKIQIEELEIVFTDAMGRTEEDELLRNEALEALQPPPNLRRLMISCYEGTKFPGWINSSFNHLTSLQISANNYISSCLVWGSCQICNTFTCWEWKG; this is translated from the coding sequence ATGGCAGATGTTGTGGTTACCATTGCGTTGGAGCGGTTGGCTGATGTTATTCAGAGACAGATTCAAGAAAAGGTGAATTTGGTGAGAGGAGTGAGGAAAGAAGTTGATTATCTGTCCTCTAAGTTGAACACAATCAGGAATGTGTTGGAAGATGCAGAAAGGAGAAGGTACAAGGACAAGACAATCCAAAGCTGGCTGAACAAGCTGGAAGACGTGTCTTATGATATAGACGACGTGCTGGACGAATGGAACTTTGCTGCTCTCAAGCTTCGGATTGAAGGGTCTGAGGATTCTACTTCACCGAGGATGAAGGTATGTCCTTTTATGCCATCTTCTTGTTTGTGTTTGAATAAAGTTGCAACACGTCGAGATATTGCCAAGAAGATAAAGGGATTGAAAGAACGGCTGAATGTGATTTTGAATGAGAAAGATGAATTTAGTTTCATCGTTAATCAGCCTGTCAATGCTCAAGAACCAACTAGAGATAGATCTACTTCTTTAGTTGATTTGTCGGACATACATGGGCGAGGAAATGATAGAGATGTTCTTGTAAGCAAACTCATGCTTGAAGTTGCTGGCAAGCAATCAGGTCCTGATGTTATTTCAATAGTTGGGGCAGGGGGGATTGGGAAGACGACTCTTGCTCAACTCATATATAATGATGATCGTCTTGTAAGTTGTTTCGAGTTAAGAATTTGGGTTTGTATTTCCGATGTTTTTGATGGGATTAGAATTGCTAAAGCAATTCTTGAGAGTGTGACAGGGAGATCAGCAGAGCTCAATGAATTGAGTGCACTGCTAAATTGTTTAAAGAACTCTATCTCGGGGAAAAAGTTTCTTCTTGTCCTGGATGATATATGGACAGAAGACTATAGCAAATGGGAGCCCTTTAAAAACTCTCTTAACTGCGGTAACCCTGGAAGTAAAATTTTGGTGACAACAAGAAGCGAAAGAGTTGCAAGAGTGATGCGCACCACTGAGACATATCACTTAGGCCAATTATCTGATGAAGATTGTTGGTTGTTAATGAAACGTCTAGCACTTTTTGGGAGGAATGAAGAGAACTATGAGGAATTACAAAGGATCGGTCAGAAAATAGCTGAGAAATGCAAGGGCTTGCCGCTTGTCGCAAAGGTCTTGGGAAGCCTTTTGCGTTTGAAAGATACCGCGGAAGAGTGGGAGAATATCTTAGACAACGAAATATGGCAATTAGAAGAAGCAGAAGTCGACCTTTTTCCTCATTTGTTTTTGAGTTATAACGAGTTGTCCCCAACAATGAAGCAGTGCTTCTCATATTGCGCCATCTTTCCCAAGGATTGGAGGATTGATgtgaagaaattgataagaatgTGGATGGCTCTAGGCTATTTGGGCTCACCCGGAAGCACGACTGACTTGGAACTTAAAGGAAAAGAGtactttaataatttgagaatGCGCTCTTTCTTTCAAGACTTTGAGGAATATGGTGACATCGTTTATTGCAAAATGCATGATGTAGTGCACGATTTTGCTCAATTTCTCAGGAAGAACAAAGGTCACAACCGGACGGATAACAAACTAGACGCAAGGACAAATTCTTCACTAGTCACCCAAGTGAAGGTATATCGTAGCTTATTTTGTCAAAAAGAGGTTCCTTGTGAACTATTTGATTTTGCAACACACGTAAGGGTCTTGAGTTTATGCGGATGCAAGCTGCACGATATTCCAAGAGGCATAGACGACTTGATTCACTTGAGGTACTTAGACCTGAGTGATAGTCACGGGCTGACAGCACAAGTTTTCCGGAGTATCTGCCAGTTATATAACTTGCAAATTCTTGATTTGCACTTATGCGGGTTGAAAGAGATACCAAGGGAAATTGGGAATCTTATTAACTTGAGGTACTTAGATCTAAGTGATAACCAGTTGAAAACAGAACTTCCTCAAACCATAAGTCAGTTACATAACTTGCAAACTCTTTGTTTGACCAATTGCAACTTGAAAGAAATACCAACAGGTATTGGGGATTTGATTGGCTTGAGGAACTTGAATTTGAGAAATAACAAGCTGAAAGAAATACCAAGGGAAATTGGGAATTTGATTGAGTTGAGAAACTTAGACATGAGTAATAACGAGCTGAAAGAAATACCAAGGGAAATTGGGAATTTGATTCGCTTGAGAAACCTCAACTTGAGATCGAACAAAGACATAAAAGAGTTGCCGGAAACTATGTGCAATTTGTGTGATCTACAAAACTTGAATCTTGTAGAGTGTGAACGTTTCTCCAGGCTTCCAGAAGGGATTGAAGGGCTTGTAAGCCTAAGACACCTCCACTATTCCGACAGTTCAATTCTCTATCGGATTCCTCAAGGTTTGGAGAAACTAACAGGCCTTCAGACACTGAGGGTGTTGTATGCCGGAAGAGATTGGAGCAAACTGGGATACTTGAAGGAGTTGGACCAACTTAGTGGATATCTGAGGCTGATAATCAGTCTTGATGACAGAGAAGACGTGGACGACGCCCGAAAGTCAAAACTGATGAACAAGATACAGATTGAGGAGCTGGAAATCGTGTTCACTGATGCAATGGGGAGAACAGAAGAAGATGAGTTGCTAAGGAACGAGGCATTGGAGGCCCTGCAGCCGCCTCCAAACTTGCGTCGTTTGATGATCAGTTGCTACGAGGGGACAAAGTTCCCAGGCTGGATCAACTCATCTTTCAACCATCTAACAAGTCTTCAAATCAGCGCAAACAATTACATCTCAAGCTGCCTTGTCTGGGGAAGCTGCCAAATCTGCAATACCTTTACGTGTTGGGAATGGAAAGGCTGA
- the LOC105157742 gene encoding 3-epi-6-deoxocathasterone 23-monooxygenase — MEIMIVGSLLMTAAAILCLFVCKKLRKSGRNYSSRRSSSRLPLGSLGIRPFVGETLHFISCAYSDRPETFMDKRRRMYGKVFKSHLFGSATIVSTDAEVSRIILQSDAKTFVPSYPKSLMELMGKSSILIINGSLQRRIHGLIGSFLKSPTLRSQVTTDMRKYVMESMAKWSQHSPVYIQDEAKHIAFQVLVKALISLDGGDEMELLKKHFQQFIAGLMSLPFNFPGTQLYRSLQAKKKMVKLIDGIIQAKRESNVICSSDAAKDVADVLVKDTSEELSDDLIAENLIDLMIPGEDSVPLLITLAIKYLSDSPAALKQLTEENLQLKRLKEKLGEPLSWNDYLSLGFTQTVITETLRMGNIIIGVMRKAVKDVEIKGHLIPKGWCVLAYFRSVHLDDKLYDFPYQFNPWRWQDKEISNCNFTPFGGGQRLCPGLDLARLEASIFLHHFVTQFRWEAEDDSIIHFPTVRMKGRMPVWVRRRR, encoded by the exons ATGGAAATTATGATTGTTGGAAGTTTGTTGATGACAGCAGCAGCGATCCTGTGCTTGTTTGTGTGCAAGAAACTCAGAAAAAGTGGTCGGAATTACAGCAGCAGACGATCATCATCAAGACTCCCTCTGGGCAGTCTTGGAATCAGGCCCTTTGTCGGAGAAACCCTTCACTTCATCTCTTGTGCTTATTCCGACAGGCCTGAGACCTTCATGGACAAACGACGCCGCAT gtATGGGAAGGTTTTTAAGTCGCATTTGTTTGGAAGTGCGACAATAGTGTCGACTGATGCAGAAGTGAGCAGGATCATTCTGCAGAGTGATGCAAAAACGTTTGTGCCATCTTACCCAAAATCCCTCATGGAGTTGATGGGGAAATCCTCCATTCTGATCATCAATGGCAGCCTGCAGAGGAGAATTCATGGCTTGATTGGCAGTTTTCTCAAGTCTCCAACATTGAGATCCCAGGTTACAACAGACATGCGCAAGTATGTAATGGAATCCATGGCCAAATGGTCTCAACATTCTCCTGTCTACATTCAGGATGAAGCAAAACAT ATTGCGTTCCAAGTGCTGGTCAAAGCATTGATTAGTTTGGATGGTGGTGATGAAATGGAACTGCTAAAGAAACATTTTCAACAATTTATTGCGGGCCTTATGTCTTTACCATTCAATTTTCCTGGCACTCAGCTTTACCGATCATTAcag gcaaaaaagaaaatggtaaaGCTGATTGATGGAATCATCCAAGCAAAAAGGGAGAGCAACGTTATTTGCAGTAGTGATGCAGCAAAGGATGTGGCAGATGTATTGGTGAAAGACACAAGCGAAGAACTGAGTGATGATTTAATTGCtgaaaatttgattgatttaatgaTTCCTGGGGAAGATTCAGTGCCTCTACTCATCACTCTTGCAATCAAATACCTGTCTGATTCTCCTGCTGCTCTCAAACAATTAACG GAAGAGAACCTTCAATTGAAGAGGCTTAAGGAGAAACTTGGAGAGCCATTATCTTGGAATGATTACTTATCCTTGGGCTTTACACAAACt GTGATTACGGAAACTCTAAGGATGGGTAACATAATAATAGGGGTGATGAGAAAAGCAGTGAAAGATGTGGAAATAAAGGGACATTTGATCCCAAAGGGATGGTGTGTTCTTGCATATTTCAGATCAGTTCACTTGGATGACAAACTCTATGACTTCCCCTATCAATTCAATCCATGGAGATGGCAA GATAAGGAAATCAGTAATTGCAATTTCACCCCATTTGGAGGTGGGCAAAGGCTCTGCCCAGGGCTTGATTTGGCAAGGCTGGAGGCTTCTATTTTCCTCCATCATTTTGTTACTCAATTCAG ATGGGAAGCGGAGGATGATTCGATTATCCATTTTCCCACAGTGAGAATGAAGGGAAGAATGCCAGTGTGGGTGAGAAGGAGAAGATAG